From the Glutamicibacter halophytocola genome, the window AGAAGGCCCAGGCTTCAATGGCAGCCCAGGTCCAGGCTATGGTCGAGTTCCAGGATGCCGGCGCAGAGGTCTTCGACTACGGAAACTCGATCCGCGACGAGGCCCGCAAGGGCGGCTACAACCGCGCCTTCGAATTCCCGGGCTTCGTTCCTGCCTACATCCGCCCGCTGTTCTGCGAGGGCCTGGGCCCATTCCGCTGGGTTGCGCTCTCCGGCGACCCGGAGGACATCCGCGTTACCGACGAGGCGCTGAAGGAACTGTTCCCGGAGAACGAGCACCTGCACCGCTGGCTGGATGCAGCCGCTGAGAAGGTCGAGTTCGAGGGCCTGCCGGCACGCATCTGCTGGTTGGGCTACGGCGAGCGCCACAAGGCCGGCCTGCTCTTCAACAAGCTGGTTGCCGAAGGCAAGGTGTCCGCACCGATCGTGATCGGCCGCGACCACCTCGACTCCGGTTCGGTAGCTTCGCCGTACCGCGAAACCGAATCCATGAAGGACGGCTCGGATGCAGTCGCCGACTGGCCACTGCTCAACGCCCTGACCGCCACCAGCTCCGGCGCTTCGTGGGTTTCGATCCACCACGGCGGCGGCGTAGGCATGGGCCGCTCGATCCACGCTGGCCAGGTTTCGCTGGCCGATGGCTCCGAGATGGCAGCAGCCAAGCTCGAGGCGCTGTTGACCAACGACCCAGGCATGGGCGTCATCCGCCACGTGGATGCAGGCTACGAACGTGCAGAGGAAGTGGCAGCGGAGCGTTCGGTGCGCATTCCAATGCAGGGCAAATAAGTCCATTAGGCGGTTCGCGCGCCTTGCCTGCTGATCAGCTGGCAAGACGCGCGGACCTCTTGCTTTAACCGTCCTTTAGTGATTGAAAATTGCCCCTGACATGGGTGTAGTGAACGTTGCATTAACGTGAAATGGCGAATGCCTCAGAGCTTCCAGTTAAGCCTTGTAGGCCATTTTTCGCGTGCTTAGCGTGGAACACGTCAGAAACGACCGACCCACGGAGGACATTATGTCTGAGCAGGATTCAAACGAGCAGTTCGGCAATTTCGAGAACGTCCAGTCCGAGGAAAACGCCGGGTACGGCTCATCGGATGAGCAGCAGTACAACGAAGGACAGTCGTACAGCGACAGCAACGAAGAGCAATCGTACGGCGGTAACAACGAAGGACAGTCCAGCCAAGACTCCTTCGGCGACGAGAACGAAGAACAGTCATACGGCGGTAACAACGAAGGACAGTCCAGCCAAGACTCCTTCGGCGACGACAACGACAGCCAGCCCAACAGCGACAACGAAGAGCAATCGTACAGCGACAGCAATGTGGGCGAGTCCTACGGCGACAGCAACGACGATGCAGTGCAGGAATTCGGCAACCTGGGCCAAAGCGAAGGGTTCTAGTCTACAACTCCGAAGCTATTGGCTTTGCAGAGCAATGCTCTCTGGTTCTACAGAACTATTTCTTGCAGAAAAGATCCACGCAAAGAAATCGCTGTTCCCCTTGAACATGGGGAACAGCGATTTCTCTGCGTTCAGCGTAGGTCATTTACACCAAATGCGGTTGCCCGTCCTCTACGGACGACGGGTTTCAGCACTGATGAACCATGTCTGTTGCTCAAGGTCAGCAATATACTGATGCAAGATGTCAGCCGTTGTGGGATCTTCTTCATCGACCGGATCATGCACGTCGCGGATGACGCCTACGGTGGTCTGAACCGCTTTCACAACCATGTCGACAGCGTCCTTGGTCAGAATTTCCCCAGTGACAGGTTGCTCCAATTTTGTGTACTTGGTGATCGTGGAAGCTAGCCCGTCTGGAGTAGCGTGCAATGCGCGCATGCGTTCGGCAATTTCGTCAGACCCCTTGCGGGCAATGCCGACGACCTCGTCCAAGTTCTGGTGCAGATCTCGAAAATTCGGACCTACGACATTCCAATGAATCTGCTTGCCTACCAACTGGAGGTCCAATAGCTGGATGAGCACTAATTGCAGGGCATCTCGGAGTGACTCGGAAGCCACAAATCCGTGCTCTGCGTTTTCTTTCGTCGTTTTCTTCGCGGTGGTCTTCTTGATGTCCGTCACGGCATCTCCCTTGCATTGAAGTTGACGTTGTCGGCACCGAAAGAATTCCGATGCCCTTCACCGCACGATACTTCTGGACAGACCCGATTCCGAATCTATCTCGCTTCTTTGAGAAGGCATTCAGGGTTCGGACATGAGATGCCAAGGTTGCACAATGCTGGCGAGCACCAAGTGCTCGCCAGCATTCCCTATGACCCTGCGTCAGTTCCACCGTGCGGGTGGTCCAACGACGACGGTCCGACAATCAGCCTGAAGAATCCCCAACACATGGCAAGACCGCCCCAGATGATTCCGAGCCACATGGGTGTCATGGCCTGCGCATCAGCAGCCGGTGTGATGAGTATGAACATGAGAAACAAGGCGACGATAATTCCGCCACCAACAACGAGACCTAATCCAAGAGATTTCTTAGGCATCTTTCACTCCAGTGATCTTTCATAAACAAATGAACCGACCAGGCTGCAGCGACTTGTCCATGTCTACTGCTAGCCGGCGAATTCTCTGACGCGTGTTCCCACATTGCCTCCTAAACGTGCGCGCATACGCACACGGTATTGTCGATAGATACAGAGTAGGCCTGATTCATGCGCAACTCTAGTGTCTTCTGACCTCAGAATATGCGTGAATTCCTGGTCATCTTGGTGGTCTGTTCCAGCAGTAGTTTCTGGTGACCGTGCATTAGCGACCGCACTGCAGGACAATAGCCAATAGGTTCATGCGAATCTGGGGACAATTTGCCGACACGACAGGATGGACATGTATTCTCACCTCGCCAAAGTCTGTGGACTATCCCTTGCGACCGGGCTCCTGGCTGCGACCCTCGCCGGGTGCGTGAGTATTGAACCCTCGAATGATGGGCAGAGTCCGTCAAGTTCACCCACGACTGCGCCCGCCGAAAACACTCCACCCATTGAGGGGACTGTCACCCCGAGCGCCAAGAATCCTGATGGTGAAGCAACAGGCAGTGGCACAGTTCCGAAGGAGACTGGTGGGGATTCCTTCTCTCAGGCCTTCGAAATCATAGAAGCCAAAGCCATCGAGAAAAAGTGCACCGGAAAAATGACTCTCGACTCGGATGGCGAGATGGTCAAGCTCATCGGCAATTGCCAACAGGTGGAAATCACAGGCACTGGAAACATGGTCGTCGGCGGCCGCATTAAGGATCTGTCCATATCCGGAAACGGCAATATCGTGGCAGTGAATAATATTGAGGACGTCGGTGCCAGCGGGGTTGGCAACTTGGTAGCGTGGCGGAACGACAACGCTTCAGCCCACGACTCCGGCCAGTCGAACCGTCTTGGCCCGGATGCCCTTTCCGGCGTGGATCTAGGCTACTGAATCGCCTGTCGAGCGCGTCCGGTATTTCGGACACATCACCCAGTTATCGGCCACCAGCTAATCTCAACTGCCGAACAATGGAAGCTAGAGACTTCCTTGTACCGCAACGATTGGATTTGATTGCCATGGCTTCCGCTCCTCAAATAACACTTGGCCTAAGTGGCACGACCGCAGACGACGTTATCGCTGTTGCCCGCCACGAAGCCCACATCAGCATTTCTCCGCAAGTACTTGAGGAACTGGCTTCCGTCCGAGCACATATCGATGCACTGGCATCCGCTGATACCCCGGTTTATGGCATTTCAACCGGCTTTGGCGCGTTGGCTACCCGCCACATCGCACCCGAGGATCGCGCCAAGCTGCAGCGCTCCCTCATCCGTTCCCACGCTGCTGGCATGGGTGAGCCGGTAGAGCGCGAAGTGGTCCGCGCATTGATGTTCTTGCGTGCAAAGACCTTGGCTTCCGGCCGCACGGGCGTTCGCCCGGTCGTCCTTGAGACCATGGTCGGCATGCTCAATGCAGGCATCACTCCGGTAGTCCGCGAATATGGTTCACTGGGCTGCTCCGGTGACTTGGCTCCGCTGTCGCACTGCGCATTGGTGCTGATGGGCGAGGGCGAAGCCACCGATGCCCACGGCAACATCCGCCCGGTACCGGAACTGTTCGCCGAGGCCGGATTGACCCCTGTCGAACTGGCAGAAAAGGAAGGCCTGGCTCTGGTCAACGGCACCGACGGCATGCTCGGCCAGCTGATCATGGCATTGGCGGACCTCGATGAGCTGCTGGACATCGCCGATGCCACCGCCGCCATGAGCGTTGAAGCCCAGCTGGGCACCGATCAGGTATTCCGCGCAGAACTGCACGAACCACTGCGCCCGCACCCAGGCCAGGGCCGCAGCGCCCAGAACATGTTCGCCTTCCTGGCCGACTCGCCAATTGTTGCCTCGCATCGCGAGGGAGACGGCCGAGTGCAGGATGCCTACTCGCTGCGTTGCTCGCCGCAGGTCACCGGTGCCGCCCGCGACACCATTGCTCATGCCCGCCTGGTCGCCACCCGCGAGCTGGCTGCTGCCATTGACAACCCTGTGGTGCTGCCCAGCGGCGAAGTGACTTCCAACGGCAACTTCCACGGCGCACCGGTAGCCTACGTGCTGGACTTCCTTGCCATCGCCGTGGCCGACCTCGGCTCCATCGCCGAGCGCCGCACCGACCGCATGCTCGACCCAGCCCGCTCCCGCGACCTGCCGGCATTCCTGGCCGACGATCCGGGTGTGGACTCCGGCATGATGATCGCCCAGTACACCCAGGCCGGCTTGGTGGCAGAAAACAAGCGGCTGGCAGTTCCTGCCAGCGTTGACTCCATCCCATCCTCGGCCATGCAGGAAGACCACGTTTCTCTGGGCTGGCATGCCGCGCGCAAGCTGCGCACCTCGGTAGCGAACCTCCGCCGCATCCTCGCAGTGGAAATGCTGATTGCCGGCCGCGCACTGGACCTGCGTGCCCCATTGAAGCCTGGCCCAGCGACCGGTGCGGTGCTTGAAGTATTGCGCAGCAAGGTTGCAGGACCCGGCCAGGACCGCTTCCTTTCCGCAGAACTGGAAGCAGCCTATGACCTGCTGGCCAATGGCTCGGTGCATAAGGCCCTCGAAGCTCACCTGCCTGCATAACCTGTAGCGCAGGTCGCCGCAAGGCGTCGTCAAGCGTCCCCGAAGAACCTACCGGTTCTTCGGGGACGCACTTTTTAACTACCGCCTATGGACACCGGGATGCCAGCTGGCGGCCGCAGGCCTGATGGCACTCGCCGCGTTGTCCTGGCCACAAGGTCAAAGCGTAGACTTGATGTTCGAAAGACTACGCATCATCCAAGGACGTCTGATTCCATGCAACGCACCATGTTCAAATCCAAGATCCACCGGGCCACTGTAACGCAAGCGGATCTGCACTACGTCGGTTCGGTGACGGTGGACTCCGACCTGCTTGCCGCCTCGGACATCCTGCCCGGTGAACTGGTCAGCATCGTCGACATCACCAATGGCGCCCGCCTGGAAACCTACACCATCGCTGGCGAACCCGGCAGCGGCGTGATCGGCATCAACGGCGCCGCAGCGCACTTGGTCCACCCGGGTGACCTGGTCATTTTGATCAGCTATGCGCAGATGGAGGATGCCGAAGCCCGCAGCTACGTTCCCAGTGTGGTTCACGTTGATGCCGATAACCGCATCATCCACCTGGGCGATGACCCTGCCGAGGCAGTCGTCGACGGCGTGCAGACTCCGCCATTTGCCCAGCTGCGCAGCAGCTAGCTGACAGCGCTGGCCACTCCGGGCGGCTTGGCTGCAAGGTTTTTCGATGGCGGTCAAGCCGTTGCGCAGGTTCAGCGCTCCCGCGTTTCACCTGCGGCAGTCCTCTTCGGGGCATCCTTGCCAGGTTTTCGAGAAGTACCCGACGATCTCCAGGTTATGGCGCAGCGGGTAGATCTCGTCGACTCCGCCATGGATCGCCTTGGCAGCCTCTTCTACTGCGAGCTCGAAGAACCGGCAGGCCTCGTCATGCATCCACACGGCCGCAGTGAGCTCCGTGAGTTCTTCATGGGTCAGCATGCGTGAAGGCTCCAGGCCAATTTCAATCAAGGTCTTGAAAACAAAGTCTTCGGTCAGCTCATGGTCATCCCCGCAATCGCACCAGGCGAGACCGCGATTGGGCATGGACCACACATCCTCAAAGCCTTCCGCGGAATGGATCCAGTCGGGAAGACTGCCCCCAGAACTGTTTTCTTGCGCCATGGCCATCGCCTCTGTCCTCTCCTAGCCCGATGTGCCCAATGTAGCGGGCAGTGCCGACAGTATGGACGAGCAGGCCCAGGCAGTTGTTGCCAGATGTGCTCAGGGTTGGCATAGTTCGAGGCATCAGCCAATAGCCGCTTTCCAGCCAAGATTGCTCCAGGAGTTCTCCCATGAACACACGGTCCCACCCGGATACCAGTGATGGTGCCGCGCATCGGCAGTGGAACGAATTGCTCCAGGAAATGCGGGTCATGCAAACCGGCGTGCAGATTCTCGCTGCGTTCTTGGTGGTGCTGCCGTTTCAGGCGCGCTTCGAGATGCTCAGCCGATCCGATGAAACGATCTACATCGTCTTGTTGGTTGCTGCCACGCTGCTGATTTTGCTGCTGATCACCCCGGTAGCAGTCCACCGATACTTCTTTGGCCAGCGGCTCAAAGAGCAGACGGTGGCCCTTGGGCACATCGTGCTGAAAATAGTGGGCGTCGGCGTTGGCCTGCTGGTCTCGGGTTGTGTGTGGTTTGTCCTGCAGGTGCTGTTCGGCTGGCAGCTTGGCGCGTGGATCGGTGGCGGACTGGTGCTAGCAACCTTGTTCCTGCTCTTGGCATTGCCGCGCATTCTGCTTCCGGCCCGCGCGCGGGACGCTGGCTGATCAGTGCTGGCCCGGGGTCATCCGGTCGACGTGGCGAAGCATGATCTTCATCGGAAGATGCCTGATAGCGGTAGGCAGGACCCGGCTCGCCATCCGGGCCGCGGCAATGGCCACCGCGTTGCGCCGATGGACCTTCTTGCTTAGTTCATACCCGAATTGATCGCGCACCAGCGCTGGCAGCTGGGCGATGGTGACATCCCGCATCAGGGGCAAGCAGGCGCGGATCCACCACGGCGCATTGCGCGCGGCAAAAAGGTCTTCGGCAAGTTGCCGGGTCCGGCCGGTGGTGCTGAGAGCTGCCAGCGCCTGCTCCAGGTACAGGTCGAAATCCTGGATCGTAGCTGGCCACAAATCCTTGGGCATCTGCAAGGCCTCGCCCAGCAACAAGTACTGCTGGTAGAGCTCTTCGTCGTGGGCGGCATCGCCAGCCAGTACCTGCCGGGCAATGACACGGGCCGAGTCGAAAAGCGTGGCGGCAACCCATAATTGCAATCGCGGATCCAACGCCGAATAGGCTGGGGTTCCTTCTGCTTCATTGCGCGTTCCGCGGACGCTTCGATGCGCGTCGTTGACGTAGGCGATCATGGTGCGCTGTTGTTCCGCGGTGCCGTTGCTCAAGGCATAGATGTAGCCGAGCGTGTGCATGAGCCGGCTCAAGGGATTGCTGGCGAAGTCGGAGTGCTGGGCGATGGCTTCGCCAATTTGCGGATGGGCCAGTTGCATCAAGATCGCCCGCCCGGCCCCGAGGAGCAGGCCGCCTTCTGGGGCAACGCGCGAGAATGCGCTCGGTTCACCAGTTTTTCGAACGTGCCTGCTCATGGCTTCGATCTTAGGCGGTGAGCCTGTGCCTGCGCATAAAACAGCGCGATGGATGCCGCCACGCACTATGCTCTGTGGCCGCATCCACCGTGTTGTCCGAGGTGCATCTCCTACCGGGTTGCCGAGGTGAACATCGATGGCTCGAGCTCGGTGACCTTCAGCGACTTCAGCTTCGCGGTGCCGCCATGGGCGAAGACTCCAAGCCGGTCAGCCCCCTGGTTCGGGAAGACCTGATCGGTCAACGTGCGCTGGCCGTCCTGGGCGAATACCTCAACCGACGAACGGTCCAGATAGACCCGCAGTACCACCTCGCCATTGCTGTTCAGCTTCACTGGCATCTGCTCAACCGAGGCGAAGCCGGGATGGAATCCGGTATTGCCCGAGTTGCGGCGGTCAACGTAGGCCTTCTTGCTTTCGGCGTCATAGCCGATCACCGTGGAGCTGGTGGCATCGCCGTGGACCGTAATGCCCGAGGTCTTGGCGGTGCCCGGGTCGAGAACCAGGTCCACCCGTGCAATGGAGCCGGAGGCCGCCTGCGGCAGCGTGCGGGTTCCCTCGCTGATGGATTTGTTGTGTTCCATGTACTGTGGCTTGCCGCCCAGCTTGCCGACCTGTTCCACCGGCGCCTGGGTGAGGCGAGGCCCCTGCGCGGTCTGGGTCAACTCCACCTTTCGAGGCAGCGACATGGCGCTGCGCCATGGAGAAGTCGGAATGTCGTTGGCATAGTCCCAGTTGTTCATCCATCCGAGCATGATCCGCTGGTCCTGGGGCATGTTGGCGAAGGAAACCGACGCGTAGTAATCGCGCCCGTAGTCCAGCCAGTCATAGCTTTCCAGCGAAGATTGCGCAGCGGTATCGGACTGGGTGAACTCATCGGCCAGGATGTGCCCCCATCCTTCGCGGTTGTTATCGACTATCTCGATTTGGGCTTGCTTGCCGGCAAATTCCTTCACGTTCCATGAGGCGAAGTCCAGGCTCTCGCTGTTGGATCCGGTAATCGTGCGAACCGTCTGGTGATCGACCACGAGGTTGACTGTCGTTTCATCCGAGCGTGGCACTACTTCTTCGTCGGTCTGCACGATGTGGTCCAAGGTCAGGTGTCCCCACCCGCCGGTGGCTTGATCGACGACGCGAATCCGGGCGTTCTGCCCGTTATACGCCTCGGTATCAAACGACTTCCAGTTCATGGCCCCTGCATTGTCGCCTGCCAGGGACTCGACCACGGCGCCATTGACCAGAAGCTGGACTTCAAGCTTCTGGCTTGGATCATTGCGCCGGTGCCCGCCGCCAATGAGCATGCCGATGCGCTTCTTGGTAATGGCGAATTCAGGCGAGCTGGCGGTGCCCATTTGGTCATCGCCGCCAGCTCCCACTTCGTAGGTGTTGATGATATGGCTTCCAATGGCCATATTGCCGCCACCGGCGAAGGGCAGGTTTTCGGGGACCAGGGAACCGGTGCCGGTCCAGCCATAGTCCGAGAGGTCGGAGCCTTCGGGAACCTCAAACCCGTCAAAAAGCAGCTCGCCTGCCGGGGCCTTGTTGTCGCGCTTGTCGCTGACACGGGGATGTTTTCCGCCGCCGACCAGGAAGTTCAGATAATCCTGTTCAACGGTGAAAGGGTCCGACAGCATGGTGCCGGTCGGCTGGTCGAAGCCGAGGAAGGAGTTGACCAGCCCGGCGCCCTGGTAGCCGGTGACTTTCTGTTGCCCTGGAATCGTGCCGCCTGCCGGCTTGGCACCGAACGGTCCTCCTTCGCCGCTGGCCGGATCATTGGTGACGGTCCAGCCGTTGTACGTTCCGTCGTTGAATCCAGCCAGCAGCTTGCCTTCCGGCATGGTGGGTGCTGGCTTGGTTGTTTCGGAGGTGAAGGTGGTTCCGTCGAAGTCGCCAACGAAGTACTGTCCTGCGGAGCCGCCCGAGACTCCTCCGGGGTTCATGTTGATGACCATGACCCATTTGACGTTCTCGGGGTCGCCGTCGACCGCCAGCGGGAACAGGTCAGGGCATTCCCAAATGCCGCCGGTGGCGTTGGCCGGTCCGAATTCGCTGAGCTTGGTCCAGTCCTTGAGGTTCTTGGACTTGTAGAGCACGGCCTTGTGATCTGCTGCCTCCACAGCGGTCATGACCCAGTAGCCTCCACCATCATCGCCGGAGTACCAGAAGACCTTGGGGTCCCGGAAGTTTGCCGAGTTGCGGTTGAGCACCGGGTTGTTCTTGTATTTGGTCCAGGTCTGCCCGTCATCCAGGCTGTAGGCCAAGGATTGGGCTTGCAGTCCGGCGTATTCGGCACCCTCCTTATACGCGCTGGTGTATATGGCGATCAGTGGCGGGTTCTTGGCTGTGCCGAGTCCCGAGGTGTTGTGCGTGTCCACGACAACGCTGCCCGAGAAAATGTCCTCTTCTGCATCGCCGGCAATGGCCAGCGGCTGCTGTTCCCAATGCACCAGGTCCTTGGACGTGGCGTGCCCCCATGACATGTTGCCCCAGACGTTGCCCTGGGGATTGTGCTGGAAGAACAGGTGGTAGACGCCCTTGTAATAGACCATTCCGTTGGGGTCGTTCATCCAGTTCTTTTCCGGGGTGAAGTGGATGCCGGGGCGGTAGGGTTCGTCGCCTAGTTCGGCGGCAGCAGCTGGCAGGGCGCCAGCTAGTCCTACGCCCAAGCACAAGCTGGCGGCCGTGGCCAGGGCGATTGATTTTTTGGTTCGCGCAGTACATGGAGGCATTGCTGGACTCTCTGATTGAAGGGCGACGTTGTGGACAACGTTGTCGACAGCAAGGACTGTAGGCGAAGTCCAGCAGACAATTCAAGAGTCCCGAAAAAGTATTATTTTTACAGATCAGACAGGGTTTTAGGCATGGCAATTGGCCCCGCCGGGCAGTGCCAGCGAGGCCGCTTTGTGCAGCTACGGCGAATTATTCAACTGGGCGAAGCCACGTCAGCTCCGAGGCATCGGACTCAATATGCTCAGCGAGTTCGGCGTTGAAGACCGCTCCGTAGTCGGCGGTGATGTGCTCCTGGAAGGCTTGCTCATCGGCGTAGATCTCGAAGACGAAGTATTCGCGAGGCCGCTCTTCGCGCACATAGGGAAGGAAGAGGATGTTCCCCGGTTCTTCGCGCACCTTTTGCGCGAGGTCATTCATCATTTCTGCCACGCGTTCTTCACTGCCTTCCTTGACGGTGAATTCTGCATAGAGGGTCTTCTGGTCCACGGATTTTCCTTCCATAGTGGGTGAGGCGCTTAGGCTGCGGGCGGGATTTCCCCGGAGCCGCGAATGATCATGGTGGTTTCAACGATGTAGGTTTGGGGCGGCTGGGCATCGCCTTCGATCCTGGCCATGAGCCGTTCGGCCGCCAGCGCGCCAATTTTCTCTGGATGCTGGGCAATCACCGTGATGCCGGGATCCACCATGTCCGAGAGCGTGAAGTCATCGAATCCCACCAGGGCCACCGTGTGGTTCAGTCCCAGTTCGCGCAAGGCTCGCATGCACCCGAAGGTGACGAGGTTCTGGCTGGAGAACAGGGCCGTAGGCGGGTTCTCCGAGGTGAGGATTTCAATGGCGGCGAGCCTGGCGCTTTCGACATCGTGCAGGTTTTCCCGGACGGGAATGCTGGCGGTCGAAATGCCGAGCTCGCTCAGCGCATCTATGAATCCCCGCCGGCGCTCGCGAGCGGTTTGAATGTCCGTGCGGTCACCGAGATAGCCGATCTTCCGATGGCCAACTTCGTACAGGTGCTGAGCCGCTTTGGCGCCACCGACCGCATTGTCCGTGACCACCGCGTCCGCCTTGAGCCCCACCGGTTCGCGGTCAATGAAGACCACCGGCAAATCCCTGGAGTGCTCCGGAATTACATGGGCCTGGTTACTGGCAATTGGCGTGAGCACCATGCCGTCAACGCGGCGCCCGAGGAACGCGCGGACCATGGATTCTTCCCTCTCGGGTTCATCGTCCAGGCTGGCGGCGAAAACCGCTACGCCTTTGAGGCTCAGCGCATCTTCCATGGCCCGGTGGATTTCGGCGCTGAACGGGTTGGAGACGCTGGGAAGCAGCAAGCCCACAGTTTGGGTCCGCCTGCTTGAGCGACGCAGGCTTCCTGCTGTGACATCCAATTCATAATTCAGCTGCTTCGAGGCCAGCAGGACTTTTTGCCTCGTTGACTCCGAGACCCCAGGTTCCTCGTTCATGACGCGTGAAACAGTTTTAATGCCAACGCCGGCCAAAGCTGCCACATGTCGCATAGTTGGGCGGGATTTGGCACCGCCGCCGACATTGAGTTCTGACATCGTTGTCAAATTCTTTCTTCTTTCTATTGACTACCGCTTGTGATCCAGCTTACATTCTACATGATCACGTTGTCAGGGCAGTAGAGAAGCCCACTCGCAAAGGAGCACCACATGGCAAATTTCAGCACTCGTCGAACCCGCACCACCCGCATGCTGGCAGCAGGAGCAGTCTTGGGGCTCGCCGCCCTGTCGCTCTCGGCCTGCTCGGGCGATTCATCCGCAGGCGCATCGGGCGACGGCAATGTCGGTGTCTCGCTGATCGTGAAGACCACCACCAACCCGTTCTTCGTTTCCATGCAAGACGGTGCCAAGAAGGCAGCGGAGACCAGCGGTGTGGACCTGAAGCTGGCCGCCGGCAAATCCGATGGCGATGAAGCCACTCAAATCCAGGCCATCGAAAACGCCATCTCCGACGGCGACAAAGGCATTCTCATCACCCCCAACGGACCATCGGTGGTTGACGCACTGAAGAAGGCCCGCGATGCCGGCCTCTACGTCATCGCCATGGACACCCCTCCGGATCCTGCCGATGCCGCCGATATCACCTTCGCCACCGACAACTTTGCCGCCGGTGAGCAGATCGGCCAGTGGACCGCCGAAAAGCTGGACGGCAAAAAGGCCGTCATCGGCATGGTCGACCTTTTCGACGACAAGATCGTTTCCGTTGACTACACCCGTGACCAGGGATTCCTCACGGGCATGGGCATCGACACCGCTGATGACAAGGTCAATGGCGACGAAGCCAAGTCCGGCAAATACACCGGAGGCAAGGGCGGCGACTACGAAATCGCCGGCAACCAGGCTTCCCAGGGCGCCGAAGACGGCGGCCGCACCGCCATGGAAACCCTGCTGGCCGGCAACCCGGATATCAACGTCGTTTACACCATCAATGAGCCAGCTGCTGCCGGCGCCTACGAGGCCCTGAAAGCCGCCGGCAAGGAGAAGGATACCCTCGTGGTCTCCATCGATGGCGGCTGCTCAGGTGTCTCCAATGTGAAGCAGGGAATCATCGACGCAACCGCGCAGCAGTACCCGGTGAAGATGGCCGAGCTGGGCGTCGAAGCCATCACCAAGTTGGCCGAGACCGGCGAGAAGCCAGAGACCACCGAAGGCCTGGACTTCTTCAACACCGGCAGCAAGCTGGTGACCGAAGAAAAGATGAGCGGTGTGGATAGCATCGACGCGGCAGAAGCTTCAAAGATCTGCTGGGGCAAGTAGCCCCCGAGGATTGCACCTACCAATAGATCAGGATTTATCGTGACACAGCAACATACCGACAGTCCCCCGAACTCCGGGAAGGTCGACCTCGCCGAAGAATTCCTTGACCGCCAAACGACGCTGGGCAA encodes:
- the hutH gene encoding histidine ammonia-lyase — encoded protein: MASAPQITLGLSGTTADDVIAVARHEAHISISPQVLEELASVRAHIDALASADTPVYGISTGFGALATRHIAPEDRAKLQRSLIRSHAAGMGEPVEREVVRALMFLRAKTLASGRTGVRPVVLETMVGMLNAGITPVVREYGSLGCSGDLAPLSHCALVLMGEGEATDAHGNIRPVPELFAEAGLTPVELAEKEGLALVNGTDGMLGQLIMALADLDELLDIADATAAMSVEAQLGTDQVFRAELHEPLRPHPGQGRSAQNMFAFLADSPIVASHREGDGRVQDAYSLRCSPQVTGAARDTIAHARLVATRELAAAIDNPVVLPSGEVTSNGNFHGAPVAYVLDFLAIAVADLGSIAERRTDRMLDPARSRDLPAFLADDPGVDSGMMIAQYTQAGLVAENKRLAVPASVDSIPSSAMQEDHVSLGWHAARKLRTSVANLRRILAVEMLIAGRALDLRAPLKPGPATGAVLEVLRSKVAGPGQDRFLSAELEAAYDLLANGSVHKALEAHLPA
- a CDS encoding DUF3060 domain-containing protein gives rise to the protein MSIEPSNDGQSPSSSPTTAPAENTPPIEGTVTPSAKNPDGEATGSGTVPKETGGDSFSQAFEIIEAKAIEKKCTGKMTLDSDGEMVKLIGNCQQVEITGTGNMVVGGRIKDLSISGNGNIVAVNNIEDVGASGVGNLVAWRNDNASAHDSGQSNRLGPDALSGVDLGY
- a CDS encoding GH32 C-terminal domain-containing protein; the protein is MPPCTARTKKSIALATAASLCLGVGLAGALPAAAAELGDEPYRPGIHFTPEKNWMNDPNGMVYYKGVYHLFFQHNPQGNVWGNMSWGHATSKDLVHWEQQPLAIAGDAEEDIFSGSVVVDTHNTSGLGTAKNPPLIAIYTSAYKEGAEYAGLQAQSLAYSLDDGQTWTKYKNNPVLNRNSANFRDPKVFWYSGDDGGGYWVMTAVEAADHKAVLYKSKNLKDWTKLSEFGPANATGGIWECPDLFPLAVDGDPENVKWVMVINMNPGGVSGGSAGQYFVGDFDGTTFTSETTKPAPTMPEGKLLAGFNDGTYNGWTVTNDPASGEGGPFGAKPAGGTIPGQQKVTGYQGAGLVNSFLGFDQPTGTMLSDPFTVEQDYLNFLVGGGKHPRVSDKRDNKAPAGELLFDGFEVPEGSDLSDYGWTGTGSLVPENLPFAGGGNMAIGSHIINTYEVGAGGDDQMGTASSPEFAITKKRIGMLIGGGHRRNDPSQKLEVQLLVNGAVVESLAGDNAGAMNWKSFDTEAYNGQNARIRVVDQATGGWGHLTLDHIVQTDEEVVPRSDETTVNLVVDHQTVRTITGSNSESLDFASWNVKEFAGKQAQIEIVDNNREGWGHILADEFTQSDTAAQSSLESYDWLDYGRDYYASVSFANMPQDQRIMLGWMNNWDYANDIPTSPWRSAMSLPRKVELTQTAQGPRLTQAPVEQVGKLGGKPQYMEHNKSISEGTRTLPQAASGSIARVDLVLDPGTAKTSGITVHGDATSSTVIGYDAESKKAYVDRRNSGNTGFHPGFASVEQMPVKLNSNGEVVLRVYLDRSSVEVFAQDGQRTLTDQVFPNQGADRLGVFAHGGTAKLKSLKVTELEPSMFTSATR
- a CDS encoding oxygenase MpaB family protein; translation: MSRHVRKTGEPSAFSRVAPEGGLLLGAGRAILMQLAHPQIGEAIAQHSDFASNPLSRLMHTLGYIYALSNGTAEQQRTMIAYVNDAHRSVRGTRNEAEGTPAYSALDPRLQLWVAATLFDSARVIARQVLAGDAAHDEELYQQYLLLGEALQMPKDLWPATIQDFDLYLEQALAALSTTGRTRQLAEDLFAARNAPWWIRACLPLMRDVTIAQLPALVRDQFGYELSKKVHRRNAVAIAAARMASRVLPTAIRHLPMKIMLRHVDRMTPGQH
- a CDS encoding putative quinol monooxygenase, whose product is MDQKTLYAEFTVKEGSEERVAEMMNDLAQKVREEPGNILFLPYVREERPREYFVFEIYADEQAFQEHITADYGAVFNAELAEHIESDASELTWLRPVE
- the panD gene encoding aspartate 1-decarboxylase — translated: MQRTMFKSKIHRATVTQADLHYVGSVTVDSDLLAASDILPGELVSIVDITNGARLETYTIAGEPGSGVIGINGAAAHLVHPGDLVILISYAQMEDAEARSYVPSVVHVDADNRIIHLGDDPAEAVVDGVQTPPFAQLRSS
- a CDS encoding Dps family protein, which gives rise to MTDIKKTTAKKTTKENAEHGFVASESLRDALQLVLIQLLDLQLVGKQIHWNVVGPNFRDLHQNLDEVVGIARKGSDEIAERMRALHATPDGLASTITKYTKLEQPVTGEILTKDAVDMVVKAVQTTVGVIRDVHDPVDEEDPTTADILHQYIADLEQQTWFISAETRRP
- a CDS encoding DUF6328 family protein, with protein sequence MNTRSHPDTSDGAAHRQWNELLQEMRVMQTGVQILAAFLVVLPFQARFEMLSRSDETIYIVLLVAATLLILLLITPVAVHRYFFGQRLKEQTVALGHIVLKIVGVGVGLLVSGCVWFVLQVLFGWQLGAWIGGGLVLATLFLLLALPRILLPARARDAG